The Streptomyces laurentii genome contains a region encoding:
- a CDS encoding integral membrane protein (The Tellurite-resistance/Dicarboxylate Transporter (TDT) family; cd09320;~gating phenylalanine in ion channel;~identified by MetaGeneAnnotator; putative;~integral membrane protein [Streptomyces davawensis JCM4913]), with protein MAPLAPPSATPTTPTAPTAPTAPTAHVTPTASTASTARTAETIETTETTETTEAARTTEGAATAPAPRWASVRHLGPNWYASVMGTAIIANAGAGLPLAIPGLRTVCAAVWALSLAALLVLLTARALHWTHHRDQARAHLLDPAMAPFYGCLSMALLAVGGGALIVGRDWIGLPAAVALDTVLFTAGTLIGLAAAAAVPYLMVARHRIDEASPVWLLPVVAPMVSAALGPLLLPHLPAGEPRQTLLLLCYAMFGASLLATLVMLPLLFGRLALGSALPLALTPTLFLVLGPLGQSTTAANAFADAAPGVLPEPYARGFEAFAVLYGVPVIGFALLWLVFAAALVVRARRRGMGFAMTFWAFTFPVGTCVTGAEGLARHTDLALFRWLALALYALLLAAWLVAAFHTVRGLVSGALLAGPGRATPAPRQATARTT; from the coding sequence ATGGCACCCCTCGCTCCTCCCTCCGCGACTCCCACGACTCCCACGGCTCCCACGGCTCCCACGGCTCCCACGGCTCACGTGACCCCGACGGCATCCACGGCCTCCACCGCGCGGACCGCCGAAACCATCGAGACCACCGAGACGACCGAGACGACCGAGGCCGCCCGGACCACCGAGGGCGCCGCGACCGCCCCCGCCCCTCGCTGGGCGTCGGTCCGTCACCTCGGCCCCAACTGGTACGCCTCGGTCATGGGCACCGCGATCATCGCCAACGCCGGAGCGGGCCTCCCCCTCGCGATACCCGGGCTGCGCACGGTCTGCGCCGCCGTGTGGGCACTGTCGCTCGCCGCCCTGCTCGTCCTGCTCACCGCCCGCGCCCTGCACTGGACGCACCACCGCGACCAGGCCCGGGCACATCTGCTGGACCCGGCGATGGCTCCTTTCTACGGCTGTCTGTCCATGGCGCTGCTCGCGGTCGGCGGCGGCGCGCTGATCGTCGGCCGGGACTGGATCGGCCTGCCCGCGGCCGTCGCCCTGGACACGGTGCTGTTCACGGCGGGCACGCTGATCGGCCTGGCGGCCGCGGCGGCGGTGCCGTACCTGATGGTGGCCCGCCACCGGATCGACGAGGCGTCACCCGTGTGGCTGCTTCCGGTGGTGGCGCCGATGGTGTCCGCGGCGCTCGGTCCGCTGCTGCTGCCGCATCTGCCCGCGGGCGAGCCCCGGCAGACGCTGCTGCTGCTCTGCTACGCGATGTTCGGGGCCAGCCTCCTGGCCACGCTGGTCATGCTGCCGCTGCTGTTCGGGCGGCTCGCCCTGGGCTCCGCGCTGCCCCTGGCCCTGACGCCCACGCTGTTCCTGGTGCTCGGCCCGCTGGGCCAGTCGACGACGGCCGCGAACGCGTTCGCCGACGCCGCGCCGGGCGTGCTCCCCGAGCCGTACGCCCGCGGCTTCGAGGCCTTCGCCGTGCTCTACGGGGTCCCCGTGATCGGGTTCGCGCTGCTGTGGCTGGTGTTCGCGGCGGCGCTGGTGGTGCGGGCGCGCCGCCGGGGCATGGGGTTCGCGATGACGTTCTGGGCGTTCACGTTCCCGGTCGGCACCTGTGTGACGGGCGCCGAGGGACTGGCCCGGCACACGGACCTCGCACTGTTCCGCTGGCTCGCGCTCGCGCTGTACGCGCTGCTGCTGGCGGCCTGGCTGGTGGCGGCCTTCCACACCGTGCGCGGTCTGGTCAGCGGCGCGCTGCTCGCAGGGCCCGGGCGAGCGACGCCGGCGCCTCGGCAAGCGACGGCCCGTACCACGTGA
- a CDS encoding ABC-type Fe3+-hydroxamate transport system, periplasmic component (ABC-type Fe3+-hydroxamate transport system, periplasmic component [Streptomyces venezuelae ATCC10712];~Helical backbone metal receptor (TroA-like domain). These proteins have been shown to function in the ABC transport of ferric siderophores and metal ions such as Mn2+, Fe3+, Cu2+ and/or Zn2+. Their ligand binding site is formed in the interface between...; cl00262;~identified by MetaGeneAnnotator; putative;~intersubunit interface [polypeptide binding]) produces MSGAPAPLRVVSLVPSLTEAVAVSTQPGTLVGVTDWCTHPADLGGAARIGGTKNPDTAGIAALRPDLVLANEEENRAADLDALRAAGLRVLVTGIRTLEQAFAELGRVLAACGVRARPGWLDEAEAAWAAVTPGDLTYSAVVPIWRRPWMVLGRDTFAGDLLARLGVRNLYAGHSERYPRVPLDELLAAGPDLVVLPDEPYRFTRDDGPEAFPGLPAALVDGRHLTWYGPSLAEAPASLARALRAARR; encoded by the coding sequence ATGAGCGGAGCGCCCGCGCCCCTGAGGGTCGTGTCCCTGGTGCCGTCGCTCACGGAGGCCGTCGCCGTCTCCACGCAGCCCGGCACCCTCGTCGGCGTCACCGACTGGTGCACGCACCCGGCGGACCTCGGTGGCGCCGCGCGGATCGGCGGCACCAAGAACCCCGACACGGCCGGGATCGCCGCCCTGCGCCCCGACCTCGTCCTCGCCAACGAGGAGGAGAACCGGGCCGCCGACCTCGACGCCCTGCGCGCCGCCGGACTCCGCGTCCTGGTCACCGGGATCCGCACCCTGGAGCAGGCGTTCGCCGAACTCGGCCGGGTCCTCGCCGCCTGCGGCGTACGCGCCCGGCCCGGGTGGCTCGACGAGGCCGAGGCCGCCTGGGCCGCCGTCACCCCCGGCGACCTGACGTATTCCGCCGTCGTCCCGATCTGGCGCCGCCCGTGGATGGTTCTCGGCCGCGACACCTTCGCCGGCGACCTGCTCGCCCGCCTCGGCGTCCGCAATCTCTACGCCGGCCACTCCGAGCGTTACCCCCGCGTCCCGCTCGACGAACTCCTCGCGGCCGGCCCCGACCTCGTCGTCCTGCCCGACGAGCCGTACCGCTTCACCCGCGACGACGGGCCCGAGGCGTTTCCCGGGCTCCCCGCCGCGCTCGTCGACGGACGGCACCTCACGTGGTACGGGCCGTCGCTTGCCGAGGCGCCGGCGTCGCTCGCCCGGGCCCTGCGAGCAGCGCGCCGCTGA
- a CDS encoding regulatory protein (Cupin domain; cl09118;~Helix-turn-helix XRE-family like proteins. Prokaryotic DNA binding proteins belonging to the xenobiotic response element family of transcriptional regulators; cd00093;~identified by MetaGeneAnnotator; putative;~regulatory protein [Streptomyces roseosporus NRRL15998];~salt bridge;~sequence-specific DNA binding site [nucleotide binding]) — MDDKESPRVGAAVKRRRRALQLTLAVVAQRSGLSVPFLSQIENERARPSDRSLQRVAEALDTTASELLAAAEAARTVDVVRAAEELGEAGSGLRPLVRGRHQMQALEVTGEQDAGREFLHRNDELLYVADGAVAVEAEGSAYRLGRGDTLYLSGGVRHRWRATAPGTRLLFVAVGDHIEAAEG, encoded by the coding sequence ATGGACGACAAGGAGTCACCGCGCGTGGGCGCGGCCGTCAAGCGGCGCCGCCGGGCGCTCCAGCTCACCTTGGCCGTCGTGGCCCAGCGCAGCGGCCTGTCCGTGCCCTTCCTCAGCCAGATCGAGAACGAGCGGGCCCGCCCCAGCGACCGCTCGCTCCAGCGGGTCGCCGAGGCCCTGGACACCACCGCCTCCGAACTGCTCGCCGCCGCCGAGGCCGCCCGTACCGTCGACGTCGTCCGGGCCGCCGAGGAGCTGGGCGAGGCCGGGTCCGGCCTGCGGCCCCTCGTGCGCGGCCGGCACCAGATGCAGGCCCTGGAGGTCACCGGCGAGCAGGACGCGGGCCGGGAGTTCCTGCACCGCAACGACGAGCTGCTGTACGTCGCGGACGGTGCGGTCGCCGTCGAGGCCGAGGGCAGCGCGTACCGGCTGGGCCGCGGCGACACCCTCTACCTGTCCGGCGGGGTCCGGCACCGCTGGCGGGCCACCGCGCCCGGCACCCGGCTGCTGTTCGTGGCCGTCGGCGACCACATCGAGGCCGCGGAGGGATGA
- a CDS encoding glycine betaine ABC transporter substrate-binding and permease component (ABC-ATPase subunit interface;~ABC-type proline/glycine betaine transport systems,periplasmic components [Aminoacid transport and metabolism]; COG2113;~Substrate binding domain of ABC-type glycine betaine transport system; pfam04069;~Transmembrane subunit (TM) foundin Periplasmic Binding Protein (PBP)-dependent ATP-Binding Cassette (ABC) transporters which generally bind type 2 PBPs. These types of transporters consist of a PBP, two TMs, and two cytoplasmic ABC ATPase subunits, and...; cd06261;~conserved gate region;~dimer interface [polypeptide binding];~glycine betaine ABC transporter substrate-binding a nd permeasecomponent [Streptomyces cattleya NRRL 8057 = DSM46488];~glycine betaine transporter membrane protein; Provisional;~identified by MetaGeneAnnotator; putative): protein MPRLPLGQWVDSTVDWLQAQLSWLFDAISTGVTGLYDGIDAVLSAPQPLLFAGILAVVAWWLRGLTAGVLAFAGFALVDSIDLWDEAMSTLSLVLVATLVTLVIAVPLGIWASRSKAVSTVLRPVLDFMQTMPAMVYLIPGIIFFGVGVVPGIIATIVFALPPGVRMTELGIRQVDGELVEAAEAFGTTPRNTLLRVQLPLALPTIMAGVNQVIMLGLSMVVIAGMVGGGGLGGAVYRAIGNVDIGLGFEAGISIVILAMYLDRMTGALGRQVSPLGRRAAAKAHAARASRAGAKIWAHRPQPVTALVGVVILALVAGGMGFFGSGAASSSAKGSGNGKKITLGYIPWDEGIASTYLWKELLERRGYEVAVSQLEVGALYTGLAGGQVDLQTDAWLPVTHAQYLKKYGNKLEDLGSWYGPTSLELTVPSYVKDVNSLADLKGKAGQFKGRIVGIEPSAGMMGILKDKVLKEYGLDGEYKVVDGSTPGMLAELKRAYAKKEPIAVTLWSPHWAYSDFDLKKLKDPKGTWGAGDGVHSIARKGFTADNPEVGRWVKDFKLSEKELTGLEAVIQETGKGKEQDAVRTWLDQNPGVVERLTPQ from the coding sequence ATGCCTAGGCTTCCCCTCGGCCAGTGGGTCGACAGCACCGTCGACTGGCTCCAGGCCCAGCTGTCCTGGCTCTTCGACGCCATCAGCACCGGCGTCACCGGCCTCTACGACGGCATCGACGCGGTCCTGTCCGCGCCCCAGCCGCTGCTCTTCGCCGGCATCCTCGCCGTCGTCGCCTGGTGGCTGCGCGGCCTGACCGCCGGTGTCCTCGCCTTCGCCGGTTTCGCGCTCGTCGACTCGATCGACCTGTGGGACGAGGCGATGTCGACCCTCTCCCTGGTGCTGGTCGCCACCCTCGTCACGCTCGTGATCGCCGTACCGCTCGGCATCTGGGCGTCCCGTTCCAAGGCCGTCAGCACCGTGCTGCGCCCGGTCCTGGACTTCATGCAGACCATGCCGGCGATGGTCTACCTGATCCCCGGCATCATCTTCTTCGGCGTCGGTGTGGTCCCCGGCATCATCGCGACCATCGTCTTCGCCCTGCCGCCCGGCGTCCGCATGACCGAGCTCGGCATCCGGCAGGTCGACGGCGAACTCGTCGAGGCCGCCGAGGCGTTCGGCACCACTCCGCGCAACACCCTGCTGCGCGTCCAGCTGCCGCTCGCCCTGCCGACCATCATGGCGGGCGTCAACCAGGTGATCATGCTCGGTCTGTCCATGGTCGTCATCGCCGGCATGGTCGGCGGCGGCGGGCTCGGCGGCGCCGTCTACCGCGCCATCGGCAACGTCGACATCGGCCTCGGCTTCGAGGCCGGCATCTCCATCGTCATCCTCGCCATGTACCTGGACCGGATGACCGGCGCCCTCGGCCGCCAGGTCTCCCCGCTCGGCCGCCGCGCCGCCGCCAAGGCGCACGCAGCCCGCGCGAGCCGCGCCGGCGCGAAGATCTGGGCGCACCGCCCGCAGCCCGTCACCGCGCTCGTGGGCGTCGTGATCCTGGCGCTCGTCGCCGGCGGCATGGGCTTCTTCGGCTCCGGCGCCGCGTCCTCGTCCGCCAAGGGCAGCGGGAACGGCAAGAAGATCACCCTCGGCTACATCCCGTGGGACGAGGGCATCGCCTCGACGTACCTCTGGAAGGAGCTACTGGAGCGCCGCGGGTACGAGGTCGCCGTCAGCCAGCTGGAGGTGGGCGCCCTGTACACCGGTCTCGCCGGCGGCCAGGTCGACCTCCAGACCGACGCGTGGCTGCCCGTCACCCACGCCCAGTACCTGAAGAAGTACGGGAACAAGCTGGAGGACCTCGGTTCCTGGTACGGGCCGACCTCCCTGGAGCTGACCGTCCCCTCTTACGTGAAGGACGTGAACTCCCTCGCCGACCTCAAGGGCAAGGCCGGGCAGTTCAAGGGCCGGATCGTCGGCATCGAGCCGAGCGCGGGCATGATGGGCATCCTCAAGGACAAGGTGCTCAAGGAGTACGGCCTGGACGGCGAGTACAAGGTCGTTGACGGCTCCACGCCCGGCATGCTGGCCGAGCTCAAGCGCGCCTATGCCAAGAAGGAGCCGATCGCGGTCACCCTCTGGTCGCCGCACTGGGCCTACTCGGACTTCGACCTGAAGAAGCTCAAGGACCCGAAGGGCACCTGGGGCGCCGGCGACGGTGTCCACTCCATCGCCCGCAAGGGCTTCACCGCCGACAACCCCGAGGTCGGCCGCTGGGTGAAGGACTTCAAGCTCAGCGAGAAGGAGCTGACCGGCCTGGAGGCCGTCATCCAGGAGACCGGCAAGGGCAAGGAACAGGACGCCGTCCGCACCTGGCTCGACCAGAACCCGGGCGTCGTGGAGCGGCTCACCCCGCAGTAG
- a CDS encoding glycine betaine ABC transporter ATP-binding protein (ABC transporter signature motif;~ABC-type proline/glycine betaine transport system, ATPase component [Aminoacid transportand metabolism]; COG4175;~ATP binding site [chemical binding];~ATP-binding cassette domain of the osmoprotectant proline/glycine betaine uptake system; cd03294;~D-loop;~H-loop/switch region;~Q-loop/lid;~The CBS domain, named after human CBS, isa small domain originally identified in cystathionine beta-synthase and is subsequently foundin a wide range of different proteins. CBS domains usually occur in tandem repeats. They associate to form a so-called...; cl15354;~Walker B;~glycine betaine ABC transporter ATP-binding protein [Streptomyces cattleya NRRL 8057 = DSM46488];~identified by MetaGeneAnnotator; putative), translating to MVFQHFALFPHRSVLENAAYGLEVQGVGRAEREKRAAEALELCGLAGWEKSWPDELSGGMQQRVGLARALATDADLLLMDESFSALDPLIRRDMQDQLLVLQRKLKKTIVFITHDLNEAMRLGDRIAVMRDGRIVQLGTAEDILVRPANDYVASFIQDVDRTRVLTAAAVMTDGTVPAADCPADCACQAVGPDILLAELCAISARAPHPVAVKDEDGSVLGVVPQEKLLAAMGSLTAESAASAASLEQPAAKTPVATTPAAQKATAGSVSKAAAATAAPATGLEVTTHA from the coding sequence ATGGTCTTCCAGCACTTCGCCCTCTTCCCGCACCGCAGCGTCCTCGAGAACGCCGCCTACGGCCTGGAGGTCCAGGGCGTCGGGCGCGCCGAGCGCGAGAAGCGCGCCGCCGAGGCGCTGGAGCTGTGCGGGCTCGCCGGCTGGGAGAAGTCCTGGCCCGACGAGCTGTCCGGCGGCATGCAGCAGCGCGTCGGCCTGGCCCGCGCCCTCGCCACCGACGCCGACCTGCTCCTGATGGACGAGTCCTTCAGCGCGCTCGACCCGCTGATCCGCCGCGACATGCAGGACCAGCTGCTGGTGCTCCAGCGCAAGCTGAAGAAGACCATCGTCTTCATCACCCACGACCTCAACGAGGCCATGCGCCTCGGCGACCGTATCGCCGTCATGCGCGACGGCCGGATCGTCCAGCTCGGCACCGCCGAGGACATCCTGGTCCGCCCCGCCAACGACTACGTCGCCTCCTTCATCCAGGACGTCGACCGCACCCGGGTGCTCACCGCCGCCGCCGTCATGACCGACGGCACCGTGCCCGCGGCCGACTGCCCGGCCGACTGCGCCTGCCAGGCCGTCGGCCCCGACATTCTGCTGGCCGAGCTGTGCGCGATCTCCGCGCGCGCCCCGCACCCGGTGGCGGTCAAGGACGAGGACGGCTCCGTCCTCGGCGTCGTACCGCAGGAGAAGCTGCTCGCCGCCATGGGCAGCCTGACCGCCGAGTCCGCCGCGTCCGCCGCGTCCCTGGAGCAGCCCGCCGCGAAGACGCCCGTTGCCACGACGCCTGCCGCCCAGAAGGCCACGGCCGGCTCCGTCTCCAAGGCGGCCGCCGCCACGGCTGCGCCGGCCACCGGCCTGGAGGTGACCACCCATGCCTAG
- a CDS encoding 5'-3' exonuclease (5'-3' exonuclease [Streptomyces albus J1074];~5'-3' exonuclease; smart00475;~H3TH domain of the 5'-3' exonuclease of Taq DNA polymerase I and homologs; cd09898;~PIN domain of the 5'-3' exonuclease of Taq DNA polymerase I and homologs; cd09859;~identified by MetaGeneAnnotator; putative;~metal binding site 1 [ion binding];~metal binding site 2 [ion binding];~metal binding site 3;~putative 5' ssDNA interaction site;~putative DNA binding site [nucleotide binding];~putative metal binding site [ion binding]), which yields MLLDTASLYFRAYFGVPDSVRAPDGTPVNAVRGLLDFITRLVQDHRPDDLVACWDDDWRPQWRVDLIPSYKAHRVAEVTEPGRPDEEEIPDTLGPQVPVIVDVLDALGIARVGAAGFEADDVIGTLSSRAAGPVDIVTGDRDLFQLVDDGRGVRVLYPRKGVGDCDLVDEELIRTKYGVRADQYADFAALRGDASDGLPGVKGIGEKTAAQLITEYGDLAGVRAAAADRTSRLTPAKRRGVVEAAEYLDVAPTVVRVARDVPLPEFSPTLPAAPRDPEALMGLVERWGLGGAVGRMLPVLER from the coding sequence ATGCTCCTCGACACCGCCAGCCTCTACTTCCGCGCGTACTTCGGCGTTCCGGACTCGGTCCGGGCGCCGGACGGGACCCCCGTGAACGCGGTGCGCGGGCTGCTCGACTTCATCACCCGCCTGGTCCAGGACCACCGGCCGGACGACCTGGTGGCCTGCTGGGACGACGACTGGCGGCCGCAGTGGCGGGTGGACCTCATCCCCTCGTACAAGGCGCACCGGGTGGCCGAGGTGACGGAGCCGGGCCGGCCGGACGAGGAGGAGATCCCGGACACGCTGGGGCCGCAGGTGCCGGTGATCGTGGACGTGCTCGACGCGCTGGGCATCGCCCGGGTCGGCGCGGCCGGCTTTGAGGCGGACGACGTGATCGGCACCCTCTCCTCGCGGGCGGCGGGCCCGGTGGACATCGTGACCGGCGACCGCGACCTGTTCCAGCTGGTCGACGACGGGCGCGGGGTGCGGGTGCTGTACCCGCGCAAGGGCGTCGGGGACTGCGATCTGGTGGACGAGGAGCTGATCCGTACGAAGTACGGGGTGCGGGCCGACCAGTACGCGGACTTCGCGGCGCTGCGCGGGGACGCCAGCGACGGGCTGCCGGGCGTCAAGGGCATCGGCGAGAAGACGGCGGCGCAGCTGATCACGGAGTACGGGGATCTGGCGGGGGTCCGCGCGGCGGCGGCCGACCGGACCTCGCGGCTCACCCCGGCGAAGCGGCGGGGCGTCGTGGAGGCGGCGGAGTACCTGGACGTCGCCCCGACGGTGGTCCGGGTGGCACGGGACGTGCCCCTGCCGGAGTTCTCGCCCACCCTGCCGGCGGCGCCGCGAGACCCGGAAGCGCTCATGGGTCTGGTGGAGCGGTGGGGGCTCGGCGGGGCGGTGGGGCGGATGCTGCCGGTCCTGGAGCGCTGA
- a CDS encoding iron utilization protein (FAD binding motif [chemical binding];~FAD binding pocket [chemical binding];~Iron utilization protein [Streptomyces venezuelae ATCC10712];~NAD binding pocket [chemical binding];~Siderophore interacting proteins share the domain structure of the ferredoxin reductase like family. Siderophores are produced in various bacteria (and some plants) to extract iron from hosts. Binding constants are high, so iron can be pilfered from...; cd06193;~Siderophore-interacting protein [Inorganic ion transport andmetabolism]; COG2375;~identified by MetaGeneAnnotator; putative;~phosphate binding motif [ion binding]), with the protein MAQQPAAQPARKAPQAHEARVVRTERITPHMMRVILGGPGLDAFTLGDFTDHYVKLLFAPEGVTYPEPFDMERIRAEFPRAEWPATRTYTVRAWDPVHRELTVDFVVHGDEGLAGPWAARAQAGDTIRFLGPGGGYAPDEAADWHLLVGDESALPAIAAALERLPEGAVAHAFLEVADVAEEQKFRTPAGVDVTWLHRGDRPVGEALTEAVRALDFPAGDVHAFVHGEAGFVKELRRHLRLDRCVPRERLSISGYWRLGKTDEAWRAVKREWNAQVEREQEG; encoded by the coding sequence GTGGCCCAGCAGCCCGCCGCCCAGCCCGCCCGCAAGGCGCCGCAGGCACACGAGGCCCGAGTGGTGCGCACGGAGCGGATCACCCCGCACATGATGCGCGTGATACTCGGCGGCCCCGGCCTCGACGCCTTCACGCTCGGCGACTTCACCGACCACTACGTGAAGCTGCTGTTCGCGCCGGAGGGCGTGACGTATCCGGAGCCGTTCGACATGGAGCGGATCCGCGCGGAGTTCCCGCGCGCCGAGTGGCCGGCGACCCGGACGTACACCGTACGGGCCTGGGATCCGGTGCACCGGGAGCTGACCGTCGACTTCGTGGTGCACGGCGACGAGGGCCTGGCCGGGCCGTGGGCGGCGCGAGCCCAGGCCGGGGACACCATCCGTTTCCTCGGCCCGGGCGGCGGCTACGCCCCGGACGAGGCCGCCGACTGGCATCTCCTCGTCGGTGACGAGAGTGCCCTGCCGGCGATCGCGGCGGCGCTGGAGCGGCTGCCGGAGGGCGCGGTGGCGCACGCGTTCCTGGAGGTGGCGGACGTCGCCGAGGAGCAGAAGTTCCGTACGCCCGCCGGGGTCGACGTCACCTGGCTGCACCGCGGCGACCGCCCGGTGGGCGAGGCCCTGACCGAGGCGGTGCGCGCCCTGGACTTCCCGGCGGGCGACGTCCACGCCTTCGTGCACGGCGAGGCCGGTTTCGTGAAGGAGCTGCGCCGCCATCTGCGGCTGGACCGCTGCGTGCCGCGCGAGCGGCTGTCGATCTCGGGCTACTGGCGGCTCGGCAAGACGGACGAGGCGTGGCGCGCGGTCAAGCGGGAGTGGAACGCGCAGGTGGAGCGCGAGCAGGAGGGCTGA
- a CDS encoding regulatory protein, merR (DNA binding residues [nucleotide binding];~Helix-Turn-Helix DNA binding domain of putative transcription regulators from the MerR superfamily; cd04780;~MerR HTH family regulatory protein; pfam13411;~Regulatory protein, MerR [Streptomyces venezuelae ATCC10712];~identified by MetaGeneAnnotator; putative;~putative dimer interface [polypeptide binding]), which translates to MRIGELSRRTGVSVPTIKYYVREGLLPAGQLTSPNQASYEETHIRRLRLIRALLDVGGLSVAAIREVIVAIDDPELPLHEMLGTAAQRVAPSYDGAAGGQTEDSRAAARKAVAELIARRGWRSHPLSPAGEALAVALAALEDVGHGSFIEVLDDYADAAEGVARADLDYVARNVAREDLVESVVVGTVLGDAVFAALRRLAQVDASDRLYGTER; encoded by the coding sequence GTGCGTATCGGAGAGTTGAGTCGCAGGACCGGGGTGTCCGTGCCGACGATCAAGTACTACGTCCGGGAAGGGCTGCTGCCCGCGGGGCAGTTGACGAGCCCGAACCAGGCCTCGTACGAGGAGACGCACATCCGGCGGCTCCGCCTCATCCGCGCCCTGCTCGACGTCGGCGGTCTGTCCGTGGCGGCCATCCGCGAGGTCATCGTCGCCATCGACGATCCCGAACTCCCCCTGCACGAGATGCTCGGCACCGCGGCGCAGCGCGTGGCCCCGAGCTATGACGGTGCCGCCGGCGGGCAGACGGAAGACAGCCGCGCGGCCGCCCGGAAGGCCGTCGCCGAGCTGATCGCCCGCCGCGGCTGGCGCAGTCACCCGCTGTCCCCGGCCGGCGAGGCCCTCGCGGTCGCCCTCGCCGCCCTGGAGGACGTAGGCCACGGTTCCTTCATCGAGGTCCTCGACGACTACGCGGACGCCGCCGAAGGCGTGGCCCGCGCGGACCTGGACTACGTGGCCCGCAACGTGGCGCGCGAGGACCTGGTCGAGAGCGTGGTCGTCGGCACCGTCCTCGGCGACGCGGTCTTCGCCGCACTGCGCCGGCTCGCCCAGGTCGACGCCTCGGACCGGCTGTACGGCACGGAACGCTGA